One Gimesia aquarii DNA segment encodes these proteins:
- a CDS encoding GNAT family N-acetyltransferase, whose protein sequence is MKIRPYHPDDLAVLKEITVEAFQGVSIDHGIEKEFGIINDHDWKWRKARHVEADACREPEGIFVAEWEGKIVGYISTWHDPEESIGYIPNMAFVPECRGQGMGRKLLEFALDHFRKLNLSLAKIETLEQNAIGNHLYTSLGFKEIVKQVHFVAPLSTSSTDEN, encoded by the coding sequence ATGAAAATTCGCCCCTACCATCCAGATGATCTCGCGGTATTGAAAGAAATCACCGTGGAAGCGTTTCAAGGTGTTTCCATAGACCATGGTATCGAAAAAGAATTTGGAATCATTAACGACCATGACTGGAAATGGCGAAAAGCACGGCATGTGGAAGCAGACGCCTGCCGCGAACCGGAAGGCATCTTCGTTGCAGAATGGGAAGGGAAAATCGTCGGATATATCTCGACGTGGCATGACCCCGAAGAGAGTATTGGCTATATTCCTAATATGGCGTTTGTTCCCGAATGCCGCGGGCAGGGCATGGGACGTAAGCTGCTTGAATTCGCGCTCGATCATTTTCGCAAGTTAAATCTTTCGCTTGCGAAAATCGAAACACTGGAACAAAACGCAATTGGCAACCACCTTTATACATCACTTGGTTTCAAAGAAATCGTCAAGCAGGTTCACTTCGTGGCCCCGCTTTCAACATCTTCCACAGATGAAAATTAG
- a CDS encoding carboxypeptidase-like regulatory domain-containing protein: MYINQLIWIVILSFMTFTGCSGGQDIAKFKEGLVPVKGIINIDDKPVEGTQITFTPEETGAGRFAIGVTDETGKYHMMSPPGGSNIKPEDFPGVKPGKYRVTFSRFLLENGSVWDSRNSEEGPMNVGAKETIPVKFTNANTTSFTADISPTGNEALDFRVKSMAKR, translated from the coding sequence ATGTATATTAATCAACTTATCTGGATCGTAATTTTGAGTTTCATGACTTTCACCGGTTGTAGCGGTGGACAGGATATCGCAAAGTTCAAGGAAGGTCTTGTCCCAGTGAAAGGGATCATCAACATTGATGATAAACCGGTGGAAGGGACTCAAATTACTTTCACACCTGAAGAGACTGGGGCTGGGCGGTTTGCGATTGGGGTTACCGACGAGACAGGAAAGTATCATATGATGTCACCACCAGGAGGTTCCAATATAAAGCCTGAAGATTTTCCAGGTGTCAAACCAGGTAAATATCGTGTTACATTCAGTCGCTTTTTACTGGAAAATGGTTCGGTGTGGGATTCTCGGAATTCGGAAGAGGGACCCATGAATGTTGGTGCCAAAGAAACGATTCCTGTGAAGTTCACTAATGCAAATACAACATCATTTACTGCGGATATCAGCCCGACTGGGAATGAAGCTTTAGATTTCAGAGTGAAATCAATGGCGAAACGTTAA
- a CDS encoding DUF1559 domain-containing protein, whose amino-acid sequence MKSNRRGFTLIELLVVIAIIAILIALLLPAVQQAREAARRSTCKNNLKQMGLALHNYHDTHRVFPASVYNKGVCGTAYTAPGHGNCLVMNTNGLLMLLPFIDQTALYNQYNFNSAMGEAVASTPGYSAQTGPSGSCSQTVLGNPATNGNGALHQTKIDVLHCPSQPKTEELTADTPTYRAASGVVGRKTNYDFIVYANYRHANCNDWRTSALTAFTNRRMFGDNSYCSLADIIDGSSNTLAMGETKYDVYNGSAAPWGYRGWLQAGIDPHFGINNHIYSGVDRSPKLASWSYAGSYHEGGAHFLLGDGAVRFLSENLDRTLVLNLARISDGQVVGEF is encoded by the coding sequence ATGAAAAGTAACCGTCGTGGATTTACACTCATTGAACTGTTAGTGGTGATTGCAATCATCGCAATTTTGATCGCTTTACTGCTTCCGGCTGTTCAGCAGGCGCGTGAAGCAGCCAGACGCAGCACTTGTAAAAATAATTTGAAGCAAATGGGATTAGCCTTACATAATTACCATGATACACATCGTGTTTTTCCAGCTTCCGTTTATAACAAAGGAGTTTGTGGCACCGCCTATACTGCGCCTGGGCATGGTAACTGTCTGGTGATGAATACAAACGGTTTGCTGATGCTACTTCCCTTTATTGATCAAACTGCCCTCTACAACCAATACAACTTTAACTCTGCGATGGGAGAAGCAGTTGCTTCAACACCAGGCTACTCGGCACAAACGGGGCCTTCGGGTAGTTGTTCACAAACTGTCTTAGGTAACCCGGCCACTAATGGAAACGGCGCACTTCATCAAACAAAAATCGACGTATTGCATTGTCCTTCGCAACCTAAGACCGAGGAGCTTACAGCAGACACTCCGACGTACAGAGCTGCCAGTGGCGTAGTCGGTCGAAAGACCAACTACGATTTCATTGTGTATGCGAACTACAGACATGCAAATTGCAATGATTGGCGAACTTCCGCTTTGACTGCGTTCACGAATCGTAGAATGTTTGGTGACAACAGCTATTGTTCTCTTGCTGACATCATCGATGGGTCGAGTAATACCCTGGCGATGGGTGAAACAAAATACGATGTTTACAATGGAAGCGCTGCACCCTGGGGTTACCGGGGGTGGTTACAGGCTGGTATTGATCCCCATTTCGGAATTAACAACCATATTTATTCTGGAGTCGATAGATCACCAAAACTCGCCAGTTGGAGTTACGCGGGAAGCTACCACGAAGGGGGGGCACATTTTCTGCTGGGAGATGGCGCTGTTCGTTTCCTGAGTGAGAATCTGGACCGGACTCTGGTCCTAAATCTGGCCCGCATTTCCGATGGGCAGGTTGTAGGCGAGTTTTAA
- the rfbD gene encoding dTDP-4-dehydrorhamnose reductase, which produces MRITVIGSQGQLGCDLMSTLSSDRHQLTGLTHQQITIEDADSVESALTESQPELIINTAAYNKVDQAESTPEVAFATNALGPRNLALYCQKHKIRLVHISTDYVFGFDSTRKSAYRETDLPGPISVYGQSKLAGEYFVRAICAQHFVIRTCGLYGTAGKSGNGNFVETMLRLGQERDELSIINDQYCTPTSTLDLSAAIKNLIQTDRLGLYHVTNEGQTTWFEFAQTIFDFAGLTVKMNPILTEQYNAPAERPRFSVLDCAQFKKVTGFSLPHWKEALQTYLES; this is translated from the coding sequence ATGCGCATCACTGTCATCGGCTCTCAAGGACAACTGGGATGCGATCTGATGTCGACTCTGAGTTCAGATAGACATCAACTCACAGGTCTGACACATCAACAAATAACAATTGAAGATGCTGACAGTGTGGAATCTGCCCTTACCGAGAGTCAGCCCGAACTGATAATCAATACGGCCGCCTATAACAAAGTCGATCAGGCAGAATCAACTCCGGAAGTGGCCTTTGCTACGAATGCACTGGGTCCGCGTAATCTGGCATTGTATTGCCAGAAACACAAAATCCGGTTAGTGCATATCAGCACTGATTATGTGTTTGGGTTCGATTCAACACGCAAGTCAGCATATCGTGAAACGGATCTGCCCGGTCCCATAAGTGTCTACGGACAAAGTAAATTAGCGGGTGAATACTTTGTACGTGCGATTTGCGCTCAACATTTTGTGATCCGTACTTGCGGGCTCTATGGAACAGCGGGTAAATCTGGAAATGGCAATTTCGTCGAAACCATGTTACGCCTGGGTCAGGAACGAGATGAACTCTCTATCATTAACGATCAATATTGCACGCCCACGTCCACTCTTGATCTATCAGCGGCAATCAAAAATCTGATTCAGACTGATCGCTTGGGCTTATACCATGTCACTAACGAGGGTCAAACCACCTGGTTCGAATTCGCTCAAACCATTTTCGATTTCGCCGGACTAACTGTGAAAATGAACCCCATCTTAACGGAACAATATAACGCGCCCGCTGAACGCCCTCGATTCAGCGTGCTGGATTGTGCTCAGTTCAAAAAAGTAACTGGCTTTTCACTTCCGCATTGGAAAGAGGCTTTGCAAACCTATTTGGAATCATAG
- a CDS encoding Gfo/Idh/MocA family protein, which produces MSNSVDRREFLKKALIAGTAVPALATSLPFATAENETKKKGPNEKLNLATIGVAARAYSNIKGTKSENFVALCDIDSKRLEKAAQEFPHADTYDDYRKVFDRNDLDAVLVSTPDHMHAPAVAAALRKGLPVYCEKPLTHSVYEARVLTDLAAKAGVATQMGNQIHATDNYRTVVETVQSGVIGPVRRVHVWLGGGVRIEGKRAKENHPPAHVNYDQWIGPAPFRPYDESHFHFNWRYWWDFGNGQLGDFGCHYMDLPFWALKLKYPKTVVAVGKKGHAGENDCPSQMRVDYEFGAREDLPPVHMTWYHGGWKPKGAEVYEKGSAVLFEGDDGRLLADYGTNKLFMEAGKDANPVKPFLTRPKSHHIEWLDAIRNGTPTGSNFGYAGPLTETVLLGNVSYRVGQKKLEWDAENLKVTNVPEAAQYVKREYRKGWTL; this is translated from the coding sequence ATGTCAAATTCTGTCGACCGTCGTGAGTTTCTCAAAAAAGCGTTGATCGCAGGAACCGCTGTGCCCGCTTTAGCGACTTCCTTGCCGTTTGCTACTGCTGAAAATGAAACGAAAAAGAAGGGACCTAACGAAAAATTAAATCTGGCAACCATCGGAGTCGCTGCCCGCGCGTATTCCAATATTAAAGGAACAAAATCAGAAAATTTTGTGGCCTTATGCGACATCGATTCAAAGCGGCTGGAAAAAGCGGCTCAAGAGTTTCCTCACGCCGATACCTATGATGACTATCGAAAAGTCTTCGATCGAAATGATCTGGACGCTGTGTTGGTGAGTACGCCCGATCATATGCATGCTCCGGCGGTCGCAGCGGCTCTGCGAAAAGGTTTGCCTGTCTATTGTGAAAAACCATTAACACACTCAGTCTATGAAGCCCGTGTACTGACCGACCTGGCAGCCAAAGCTGGTGTTGCGACTCAGATGGGGAATCAGATTCATGCCACAGATAACTATCGTACGGTAGTCGAAACGGTGCAGTCTGGTGTGATCGGCCCTGTTCGACGAGTGCATGTCTGGTTGGGTGGTGGAGTTCGTATTGAAGGCAAGAGGGCAAAGGAAAATCATCCTCCCGCACACGTTAACTATGATCAATGGATCGGTCCCGCTCCCTTCCGTCCCTATGATGAATCTCACTTTCATTTCAATTGGCGTTACTGGTGGGACTTTGGGAATGGCCAACTCGGTGACTTTGGTTGTCACTATATGGATCTTCCCTTTTGGGCCTTAAAATTGAAGTATCCCAAAACCGTCGTCGCTGTCGGCAAAAAAGGGCATGCCGGAGAGAACGATTGCCCCAGTCAGATGCGAGTGGATTACGAATTCGGAGCGCGTGAGGACCTGCCGCCCGTGCATATGACCTGGTACCACGGTGGCTGGAAGCCCAAAGGGGCAGAAGTTTATGAAAAAGGGAGTGCCGTCTTGTTTGAAGGTGACGATGGTCGCTTACTGGCTGACTATGGAACGAATAAATTATTTATGGAAGCCGGTAAAGATGCGAATCCAGTCAAACCATTCCTGACACGACCCAAGAGCCACCACATTGAATGGCTGGACGCGATCAGAAACGGAACCCCAACCGGTAGTAACTTCGGATACGCGGGTCCTTTGACCGAAACAGTGCTCCTGGGCAATGTCTCTTATCGAGTGGGACAAAAGAAACTGGAGTGGGATGCCGAAAATCTCAAAGTGACCAATGTTCCCGAAGCGGCCCAGTACGTCAAACGCGAATACCGCAAAGGCTGGACGCTTTAA
- a CDS encoding mannonate dehydratase, protein MQLTSVVTPFTEENLQLLSQIGVTHVTIRYPGKGQDRLESIKKQVQLFGLKIAAIEGNLPIENIKLGNQHFDAEILEMKQLLQNMHRVGIPFLCYNFMAGTDWVRTKLDERERGGALVTRFDVDQAEQAVSLSETTPQQDSNTISSEQLWNNLERFLEELVPVAEDCQVTLAMHPDDPPLDSFMGKARIMNCVESFEKLMKMVPSPANAICFCQGTFAEMGVDIPGTIHQLGQHIKYVHFRDIKGTREHFVETFHDNGATDMYSAIKAYQQVGFTGPIRPDHVPQFVGEEAGEPGYTMLGRLHAFGYMQGLIQAASHE, encoded by the coding sequence ATGCAACTGACTTCTGTTGTCACTCCATTCACAGAGGAAAACCTGCAATTACTCTCTCAGATTGGAGTCACCCATGTCACAATCCGTTATCCGGGCAAGGGGCAAGATCGGCTGGAATCTATCAAAAAACAGGTACAATTATTTGGTTTAAAGATAGCTGCGATAGAAGGAAATCTTCCCATCGAAAACATTAAGCTGGGAAATCAGCACTTCGATGCTGAGATTCTTGAAATGAAACAGTTGCTACAGAATATGCACAGGGTCGGCATCCCGTTTCTCTGTTATAATTTTATGGCAGGAACCGACTGGGTACGCACAAAACTGGATGAACGTGAACGGGGTGGTGCGTTAGTGACTCGATTTGACGTCGATCAGGCTGAGCAAGCCGTCTCCCTTTCTGAAACAACCCCACAGCAAGATTCAAACACGATTTCAAGTGAGCAACTTTGGAATAATCTGGAGCGATTCCTTGAAGAACTGGTTCCTGTTGCTGAGGACTGTCAAGTAACATTGGCCATGCACCCTGATGATCCACCTCTTGATTCTTTTATGGGAAAAGCACGGATCATGAACTGCGTGGAGAGTTTTGAAAAGCTAATGAAAATGGTACCCAGTCCAGCGAATGCAATCTGCTTTTGCCAGGGAACCTTCGCTGAAATGGGTGTTGATATCCCGGGTACGATTCATCAACTGGGCCAACATATCAAATATGTGCACTTCCGTGACATTAAAGGCACGCGCGAGCATTTTGTCGAAACGTTCCACGATAATGGGGCAACCGATATGTACTCTGCTATCAAGGCATATCAGCAGGTCGGTTTTACAGGTCCGATCCGTCCTGATCACGTTCCCCAATTTGTGGGAGAAGAAGCAGGAGAACCCGGTTATACCATGTTGGGGCGGTTACATGCCTTTGGATACATGCAGGGACTCATACAGGCAGCCAGTCATGAATGA
- a CDS encoding DUF1552 domain-containing protein has translation MTSFPKQPLSRRHMLKGLGVCLSLPMLEAMIPSASARPSTFKAWNRSAGQHPRMICCYVPNGVNILEWVPQTAGKSYQLSQTLLALKAHQRDFTVVSGIGHPASKGGHSGADTWLTGADLSAVPGSDYANTISADQIVAEYHGKKTRFSSLQISDSSGTGGAGHSHTLSFDRSGTPIPAENSPQRLFERLFVPETNAGKQATLKRYAERKSILDSVLQDATTLNKKLGKKDQQKLDEYLNSVRETEQRVTRLESWIDVPKPKVDPIGLQLASQPHNAHDRPMWIDVMLEISYLAFATDATRVITFEWSREAGGFGGGGENHHELSHHGGDASMLKKLAVIDRFHLSKLARFMDLLKSTTEDNGNMLDHTIVLYGSGMNSGKGGEHSPKNLPTLIAGGHKLGLKQGQHLAFDVEKHPPLSNLLLSIIQAMGVEAPRFQDSTSTLTGLV, from the coding sequence ATGACTTCCTTTCCGAAACAACCACTCTCTCGAAGACACATGCTCAAAGGGCTTGGTGTCTGTCTCAGTTTGCCTATGCTGGAGGCAATGATTCCTTCTGCTTCGGCCCGGCCTTCGACATTTAAAGCCTGGAATCGCTCGGCCGGTCAGCATCCCCGCATGATTTGCTGTTATGTTCCCAATGGCGTGAATATTTTAGAGTGGGTTCCCCAAACCGCAGGAAAGTCATATCAACTGTCACAGACACTTTTGGCGCTCAAAGCACATCAGCGGGATTTTACAGTTGTTTCCGGAATCGGACATCCCGCTTCCAAAGGAGGTCACTCGGGCGCTGATACCTGGTTAACGGGCGCAGATTTATCGGCGGTTCCGGGAAGTGACTATGCAAATACGATTTCTGCCGATCAGATCGTCGCCGAATATCATGGCAAAAAGACACGGTTCTCTTCACTGCAAATTTCTGACTCTTCAGGCACAGGAGGCGCGGGGCATAGTCATACTCTCTCATTTGATCGCAGTGGTACTCCCATTCCTGCTGAGAATTCTCCACAGCGACTGTTCGAACGATTGTTTGTACCTGAAACGAACGCAGGAAAACAAGCGACATTAAAACGCTATGCAGAAAGAAAGTCGATTCTTGACAGTGTACTGCAGGATGCAACGACTCTGAACAAAAAACTGGGAAAGAAAGATCAACAAAAACTAGATGAATATCTAAACTCCGTCAGAGAAACCGAGCAACGTGTAACACGCCTGGAATCATGGATTGATGTTCCCAAACCAAAAGTAGATCCTATAGGGTTACAACTGGCAAGCCAACCACACAACGCGCATGATCGACCGATGTGGATCGATGTGATGCTGGAAATTTCTTATCTGGCGTTTGCGACCGACGCCACGCGTGTCATCACGTTTGAATGGTCACGAGAAGCGGGAGGCTTTGGTGGAGGAGGTGAAAATCATCACGAACTTTCGCATCATGGTGGCGATGCCAGTATGTTGAAAAAGTTGGCAGTCATAGATCGCTTCCATCTCTCCAAGCTCGCACGGTTCATGGATTTGCTCAAATCAACAACAGAGGACAATGGTAACATGCTCGACCACACGATTGTGCTATATGGTTCTGGTATGAACTCAGGAAAGGGAGGAGAACATTCTCCCAAAAACCTGCCGACGCTGATTGCAGGTGGACACAAACTAGGTTTGAAACAGGGGCAACACCTCGCATTTGATGTTGAGAAGCATCCACCACTCAGTAACTTATTATTGTCAATCATACAGGCGATGGGAGTGGAAGCTCCCAGGTTTCAGGATTCGACTTCGACGTTAACAGGACTCGTCTAA
- a CDS encoding DUF1592 domain-containing protein, whose amino-acid sequence MSWFSRQFVFMGSILALWIDLPDTASAQSASTLRPDSNGYQKVVAPFLKRYCLKCHQKGIEDNEFRVDSSLENNFLKPVAKGKWGEIVNVLNGHEMPPDGERKPTTTEVAKVVDWITSQMVKAELANRDSAIVLRRLNRAEYRNTIRDLIGLDFDTSGFPQDPPAGGFDNNGGALTLSPLHLELYLEAARKILDKALVQTNAPPTLKWRIQPDSGDSDRNRVVYDGQRMIVNGGKNKVENGFKVIHHANWDKKLNARDFRMPHAGNYIIRIRAAGKVPARTAVVASAKLALQHRMDRQNRKNPRGAKWTKQQFERDLKHFQTDSMYDYGFPRLKFTQHLGGQPKVLAELDIDAPLSKPQIYEFQGFFSTQKAGVTIEYAYDIPRVLENFWMQTGDQFARPELYVDWIELEGPYYVSWPPPSHKLIMGSIKANPHNERQAATEIISRMMSRAYRRPVTQQEIDSKLKLFRQVRKDASSFIEAIKTPLTAILVSPHFLYLTEAPRTMTTGSSSQSTSRKLNDYELASRLSYFLWSSMPDEELMEVAKNKKLSQSSELTKQVDRMLADPKAGALTKNFAGQWLGLREVGANPPAADLYPRYDRHLEISIVKESEAFFAEILQNDLNVMNLVKSDFVVINERLARFYGISGVKGDHFRKVSVPAGVHRGGIVTQASVLTITSNGTRTSPVKRGTWVMKNLLGIDPGLPVANVGDIAPKVPGIDKATVRKRLEIHRELPQCARCHNKIDPLGFALENFNAAGEWRVQEGFGYKGRIGPNDPKIDASASMPDGTRFTGVDGLRNSLMKQETLFLKCLSGKMLTYALGRELGIADNPTIDLAVTEMKKNNYTLRSLIKFVVLSEPFQSK is encoded by the coding sequence ATGTCATGGTTTTCTAGGCAATTTGTTTTTATGGGTAGTATACTGGCCCTCTGGATTGATCTCCCCGATACAGCCTCGGCACAGTCAGCGTCCACTTTACGCCCTGATTCTAATGGCTATCAAAAAGTCGTCGCCCCATTTTTAAAGCGGTATTGTCTGAAGTGCCATCAAAAAGGAATCGAGGACAATGAATTTCGTGTGGATTCCAGTCTCGAAAACAATTTTTTAAAACCTGTTGCAAAAGGGAAATGGGGTGAGATCGTGAACGTTCTCAACGGGCACGAAATGCCGCCTGACGGAGAACGAAAGCCGACGACAACAGAAGTTGCAAAAGTAGTTGACTGGATCACCAGTCAAATGGTCAAAGCCGAATTAGCCAATCGCGATTCGGCGATTGTGCTGCGTCGACTGAATCGAGCCGAATATCGAAATACGATTCGCGATTTGATCGGGCTCGATTTCGATACCTCCGGTTTCCCACAGGATCCGCCAGCGGGAGGCTTTGACAATAACGGGGGGGCCTTGACGCTCTCTCCGCTGCATCTGGAACTTTATCTGGAAGCCGCGCGTAAGATTTTGGATAAAGCACTGGTTCAAACAAACGCACCACCGACTTTGAAATGGCGTATTCAACCCGATTCAGGAGATTCCGATCGAAATCGAGTTGTCTATGATGGGCAACGAATGATTGTGAATGGGGGGAAAAACAAAGTTGAAAATGGTTTTAAAGTGATCCACCACGCCAATTGGGACAAAAAACTAAATGCGCGGGACTTTCGCATGCCTCATGCGGGTAACTATATCATACGAATTCGCGCAGCGGGGAAAGTGCCGGCAAGAACAGCTGTCGTCGCATCTGCCAAGCTGGCACTGCAGCACAGAATGGATCGGCAGAACCGTAAGAATCCTCGTGGGGCAAAATGGACGAAACAACAGTTCGAACGGGACCTCAAACATTTTCAAACCGATTCGATGTATGACTATGGGTTTCCTCGTTTGAAGTTCACCCAACATTTGGGAGGACAACCCAAAGTCCTGGCTGAGCTCGACATTGATGCTCCGCTCTCTAAGCCTCAAATTTATGAGTTCCAGGGATTTTTCTCGACACAAAAAGCGGGGGTCACCATTGAATATGCTTATGATATTCCCCGTGTTCTGGAAAATTTCTGGATGCAGACAGGAGACCAGTTTGCGCGTCCCGAACTCTATGTGGACTGGATCGAACTGGAAGGCCCCTACTATGTGTCCTGGCCTCCCCCCAGTCACAAACTGATTATGGGCAGTATTAAAGCGAACCCACATAACGAACGTCAGGCTGCCACAGAAATTATTTCGCGAATGATGAGTCGCGCCTATCGTCGTCCCGTTACACAACAGGAAATTGACAGCAAGCTAAAGCTGTTCCGTCAGGTGCGTAAGGATGCCTCTTCTTTTATAGAAGCCATCAAAACTCCTCTGACAGCGATTCTGGTTTCACCTCATTTTCTTTATCTTACCGAAGCCCCTCGCACAATGACGACTGGTTCCAGTAGTCAATCAACCTCGCGAAAATTGAATGACTATGAACTCGCCTCGCGACTGTCTTACTTTCTTTGGTCCAGTATGCCCGATGAAGAACTCATGGAAGTCGCGAAAAATAAAAAACTAAGCCAGTCATCGGAACTCACGAAACAAGTTGACCGGATGTTGGCTGATCCCAAAGCCGGCGCCTTGACGAAAAATTTTGCCGGTCAATGGCTCGGGTTACGTGAAGTGGGTGCCAACCCACCTGCAGCCGATTTATATCCCCGATATGATCGACATCTGGAAATCTCAATAGTCAAAGAATCTGAAGCGTTCTTTGCAGAAATTTTACAGAATGACTTAAATGTGATGAATCTGGTGAAATCTGATTTCGTGGTCATTAACGAACGTTTGGCTCGCTTTTATGGAATTTCGGGAGTGAAAGGCGACCATTTCAGAAAAGTGAGTGTTCCCGCCGGTGTGCACCGTGGTGGGATTGTGACCCAGGCGTCCGTTCTCACAATCACATCCAATGGAACCCGGACTTCACCCGTAAAACGAGGGACATGGGTGATGAAAAATCTGCTGGGTATTGACCCCGGATTGCCCGTCGCCAATGTTGGTGACATTGCCCCAAAGGTTCCCGGTATCGATAAAGCGACGGTCCGAAAGCGATTAGAAATTCATCGGGAATTACCTCAGTGTGCCCGTTGCCATAATAAAATCGATCCCCTTGGTTTTGCTCTGGAAAACTTTAATGCTGCTGGAGAATGGCGCGTGCAGGAAGGATTTGGCTATAAAGGCCGTATTGGTCCCAACGATCCGAAAATCGATGCTTCTGCCAGCATGCCAGACGGAACACGTTTCACCGGTGTGGATGGTTTGCGTAATTCTCTGATGAAACAGGAAACGCTGTTTCTGAAATGCCTCAGCGGTAAAATGCTCACTTATGCTTTAGGGCGGGAATTGGGCATCGCCGATAATCCGACCATTGACCTGGCGGTTACGGAAATGAAGAAAAACAATTATACATTGAGATCATTGATTAAATTTGTTGTGCTCTCAGAGCCGTTTCAATCAAAATAA
- the mgtE gene encoding magnesium transporter has translation MEESPETTEGVVKESQDAWEQIDQIVAAGDPEAAHDFLKELPPGEDARVMAQLSDSEQQEFITLISDENAARLMESLPELQAGQLLSALPPEQAAPIFDEMHSDEQVDLLDQLPKSQSAAILEEMDPTAAENVRFLAQYDQLSAGGLMITELLAFEESESVDDVVSNLRQNAEKYGAYNVQYIYVINSELQLTGVLRLRDLLLAPPQRQISKMMITNPTSVLDSTGLQDLQHFFDAHPLFGLPVVDKNNKLVGVIRREDVEQAGEEQAGRTFLRFAGIMGGEELRSLPLKTRSARRLSWLSINIVLNVVAASVIAMYEDILASVIALAVFLPIVSDMSGCSGNQSIAVSTRELVLGVIRPRDWFYIFRKEFVLGMVNGIALGVLLGTVAYLWKGIPALGLVVGGALALNTLMAVCLGAVIPLILKGFKLDPALASGPILTTLTDMCGFFLVLSFAQALLPWLT, from the coding sequence ATGGAAGAATCGCCCGAAACGACAGAGGGTGTCGTCAAAGAAAGTCAGGATGCCTGGGAACAGATCGATCAGATTGTTGCAGCCGGGGATCCCGAAGCCGCTCACGACTTTTTGAAGGAGCTGCCTCCCGGTGAAGATGCGCGGGTAATGGCTCAATTGTCAGATTCCGAACAGCAGGAATTCATTACGCTGATCTCTGATGAAAACGCCGCTCGCCTGATGGAGTCGCTACCAGAGCTGCAAGCAGGGCAATTGCTTTCAGCTTTACCTCCAGAGCAGGCTGCACCGATATTCGACGAGATGCATAGTGATGAACAGGTCGATCTGCTTGATCAGCTTCCGAAATCACAGTCCGCAGCCATCCTTGAGGAGATGGACCCCACAGCGGCAGAGAATGTCCGTTTTCTGGCACAGTACGATCAACTCTCTGCTGGCGGACTGATGATTACAGAGTTGCTTGCGTTTGAAGAATCAGAGTCAGTCGATGATGTCGTCTCTAATTTGCGTCAAAATGCAGAGAAGTACGGCGCGTATAATGTCCAATACATCTATGTCATCAACTCTGAGCTCCAATTGACTGGAGTACTGCGTTTGCGAGATCTGTTACTCGCACCACCTCAGCGGCAGATATCAAAAATGATGATTACCAATCCAACCAGCGTATTGGATTCTACGGGACTGCAGGATCTGCAACATTTCTTTGACGCTCATCCTTTATTTGGTCTTCCGGTTGTCGATAAAAATAACAAACTTGTGGGAGTCATTCGTCGTGAAGACGTGGAACAAGCGGGAGAAGAACAGGCCGGTCGAACCTTTCTCCGTTTTGCCGGAATTATGGGTGGTGAAGAACTTCGCAGCCTTCCGCTCAAAACGCGTAGCGCGCGGCGGCTCTCATGGCTCAGTATTAACATCGTATTGAACGTGGTCGCCGCCAGTGTGATCGCCATGTATGAGGACATTCTCGCCAGCGTGATTGCACTGGCTGTCTTTTTGCCGATTGTCTCTGACATGAGTGGTTGCTCTGGAAATCAATCCATTGCTGTCAGTACACGCGAACTCGTGCTGGGGGTGATTCGACCGAGAGACTGGTTCTATATCTTCCGCAAAGAATTCGTACTCGGTATGGTGAATGGCATCGCTCTGGGTGTTTTGCTGGGAACTGTTGCCTATCTCTGGAAAGGCATACCGGCATTGGGGCTCGTCGTGGGGGGAGCATTAGCGCTCAATACGCTCATGGCGGTCTGCCTGGGTGCAGTCATTCCGTTGATACTAAAAGGCTTCAAACTCGATCCAGCATTGGCTTCTGGGCCAATACTAACCACACTAACTGACATGTGCGGATTCTTCCTTGTACTGTCATTCGCACAAGCACTACTACCTTGGTTGACATAA